Genomic segment of Williamwhitmania taraxaci:
CTTCATTATATACCCTAGATGTATTAAGCCGATACTGCGGATTAAAAACTTGGGCCGAATTTGTAAAACTAAATACCGAAAAATCGCCTATTGAAGACAACAATAAACAATGGACGACGTCCCTAAAGCGTTGCCTCGACGAAACAAAGGAAACAATCGACTATATAAGGCGACGATGTGGCATACAATATGAACTAGCAGCCGACCGACTACTGGCTACCGATCGATTAGATGTTTTTTTACGTTCGACATACACAGCAACAGCCATCATAGGTCCTGGAGGATATGGAAAATCAACACTATTGGCAAAGTGGGTAGAGAAACAAATTGCAAAAAACGCCGAAGAGGATTCCATAATTCTTTTTATAAGGGGCAATAAGCTAGAAAACAGCATAGGAGCAGGTAGCCAGTTAAAAAACTGGATCAACTATAGGATAACCGGAGATTCCATGGTTGATATATCCGATTTAGTTGCCCACAATAAGAATTCCAAACGATCGATTCTAATCATAATAGATGGGTTGGACGAAATAAACTTACCGGAAAACAGATGCACCATCCTAGCAGACCAACTCTCCGAATTTGTAAGTTCTTATTCAGCCACAGGACTAAAGTTGATAGTTTCTTCAAGAAATTCAACGTGGGAAAAATACTATATCCCTCAACTACAGCATGAACAGACATCAAACAAAGAATGGTTAGGATCTTGGACGTCTAACAACGGTAAATCGCTCACCAACATCCCACCTCTCTCAAGGATGGAAATTCAGGAGATACTCAACCATACCATAAATGGTGGCAAGACAAAAAAAATATTAGTAGACGACTTAGAGATTAACCTACGTCAAGCAATATCTTACCCATACTATTTACAATTATTTATCAGTACAGGAGGGTATAGTGATACAGAATTGAGTATTGGAACCCTCGACCTGATGGACATGTTCCTCAAGAGTCAAATATACAACTCTCCATTAGCCGACGAAAAATTAGATATTCTTAACGCTATTCTCGAGAGCCAAGAATATGGCATACTCAAGAACACAACCTATAAGACAGAGATAAAAAAACGATACCCGATTCACTTAAAAACTGCTGGAAAATACTTTGATGCATACCACGACCTCATTTCGTTTGGTATAATTACCGAGGAGATTGTTGAGAGTAAATACAAAACATTAAACACTGCAATTCGCATTGCAAATGAAAACTTAAGAAGTGCATTAATTGTCAGACACCTTATCGAAACGAATAAAGGAATAGATTTTCCGCTATTCCAAAATATCGACAACACTTACTCTGAGGGGGAAACTAAGGTCATGATTATTGCCAATCTTTTCCACGAAGCCTACCTAACCCGTAACGCTATCGCACTAATCCCCTTTTTTAGTTTAAAACAGGAGACCATACGATCGGTTATCGAGCAAGGTCAAGTAGGAATTTCCCTTCGTAAAGATCAATTCATGCGCAACAAGCTAATCCCCGAATACGCCAAAAACACCATAGCCCAAGACCTTTTGTTCGAAAATTTTGTCGACATCGACTACTTAACCATTTCATATAGCCACTGGCTTAAAGAATATCTAAAGCACAAAAAAGATAAGGAGTCCGAAATATTTGCATATTCATTGCTTGCCTTAAGTTCCTTATACCAACTCGACCGGCCACGATCCGACTACTACATAAACGAGATAAAAAAGATTAGCCCTAGCTTAAAGATGAAACCAACCACGATTGCTCGATGGCTTAGTGTTCAGATTCTACATTCCTATCTTACAGCAGGAACCATTGACAGCGAACTTATAACAGCAGTGCAACGGTTTCAAAAGGAACTTAATAAAGCAAAAGGAACAAAGCACAGCACCATTCATGGAGAGTTCGAAACAATAATCTCAACAGCACTTCTCTTTTGCAAAGAGTACGAATTTGCTTCAAAAGTTCTTTCGGCAGGAGAGAAAAAAGAATTCCAATACGACAAAAATATCATTAGCGGAATAACACCCGAATATGCAGTATTAAAAGTATTTGCCGATTATGGAAAAAAAGAGTCAGTTGAAATAAGCAAAATAATTTCCATTGAGAACAATCTAGACTCAATAAATGGCACTGACAGTCTAAGCACAAAGGCACTAGCATACAGCCTAGTAGGCGGCTTCTATTTCCACCAGAATAAAACCCAAAAGTTCAACAATTACTTCCAAACAGCACTCGAACTGGTTACTTTTTGCCAAAACAAGTATCTCGAGGTTAAATTATTAAAACAACTATCTAGCCTATTAAGGCAACTTGACGAGACAGGATCGGCTGATCAATGCGAAATTTATGCCAAAGGAATGGCTGAAAACTCAGGATTCATTTATTCTAAATTCTAGCCTCGATGAAACGCCAAAAGTTTCTCCATCGGATACTGAATAGTTTGTTCCAGCACAACACCATGAGTCTCTACAGCTCTTTGTATTACATCTTGAAATTCAAAACCGATGGAACCCACAACCCCAATATTTTTGCGTTTGTATGTTGCACATAGTGGATTTACCACAAAAAGAAAAAACTGATCAAAGGCTTTAAAAACGAGATCATCCACAAACGAATGACCTCTGTGCTTTATGAGAAACGGCACAAACGACGCTAGGTATCCAGCTGGTGACGAAGAGTGATACAAATCAAACAACAACTGTTTATTATCGCATGTCTCTTTGAAATCGTCAACTAAATCAGCCGGCATATGATTATAGAAATAGGCCTTTAGTAGCCGCTTACCCAAAAAAGAGCCACTACCTTCATCTCCCAAAATATATCCGAGAGATGGTGCCACAGCCACCACTTTTCCCTTACAAAAATAGCAACACGAGGCACCTGTCCCAAGAATTGATGCAATCCCCTCCCCCATTCCATATAAAGCGATTCCGGCTGCCACAAGATCGGATTCAACAGTAATATCAACTTTGGGAAAATAGAGATTAAGAGCTCCATTTACTATTCCCGCTCCGTGCGAACCCAAACATCCCGAACCATAGAAGTAGAGTGAGTTTAGATCATACTCAACCGGCATATTCGCTTTTATAGTACGAATCTCATGCAGCATAACATCAGTAGAGGTAGAGTTTGGGTTAAGCCCAATCGTAAAAAATTCCGCAACTTGCTGACCTTTCTCAAGAAAAACCCAATGAGCCTTAGTGGAACCACTATCTACAACTCCTATCATCGCCAACTATTTAATATCAACATATTTGAAAATTGGAATATTCATGGGATTCGGATCCATCCCCACAACTCCAGTTCGCACAAACCGCACAACTTTATCATAAAACAGAGGAATTACAGGGCATTCTGCTAAGACCAAACTATCCATCTGCCGATAAAGTTTTAATCGATCCCCTAAAACAACCTGCTTGAGCGATTGAGCATACAGGTCATCGAATTTTCGATTCTTAAAATGAGTGTAATTAGGACCATAAGGAGAATGATTTCCTGAATAAAAGAGGGATAAAAAACTTTCTGCATCAGCATAATCGGCAATCCACGAGCCTCTAAACATTGGAAGCCGAGAATCGGCAACCGATTGTCGATAGGATGCACCAGTCACCACCTCTACATTAATCTTCACGCCCAACTTGCTTAATTCATGCTGAATAAACTCACATATATCCAGATAATCATCGGTGGTCGTTAACGTTATGGGTGGCAGTCCCGTCCCATTAGAATAGCCCATTCGTGAGAGTATGGATAGCGTAGAATCAGGGCAGTAGTAAAACCCTTTTAATGAATTGGAAAATGGAGGAAGCCCCATTGGAATAAATCCACTTTCAGCAGGAAAACCGAGACCATTCCTGAGATAGGCAATCATTCTCTGCCGATCGAAACCGTAGGCTATTGCACGTCGATATTCCCTACTTAAAACAGGAGATCCCTTCGATAATTCGGCATCAACTAAAAAGCCCAGATACTCTGTATTTAAATAGGGGCCAGTGAGGAGCATAATGCGATTAGAATACTTTGGATTAAGACTTCCAGTCCGGGTGAGCAATTCATCCTTCGATGCCTTTGAAACTCCCGAGATAAAATCTAAATTACCAAGGATAAACGCCATAAACTCTGATTGTTTATCAGTAATAAAATTCACGGCAATAGCATCAAGGTAAGGCAACGATTGCCCCAATGAGTCCTTCTCGAAGTATCGTGGGTTTTTTACAAAAACAAGCTTTTCTCCATCACGCCATGTTTTAAGCATAAACGGACCACAACCAACAGGATTTCGACCAAATTCCTTTCCATAGGCGGTTACGGCTTCCTGCGGTACAACTGCAAAATAGGGAACAGCCAACAACCCAAGAAAAGCAGGAAATGGCTCCTTGAGACGAATTACTAGAGTTGTATCTGAAAGTGCCACTACATTGGGTTGACCATTATTAAGGGTGTCAACCTTTGAGAGCACCCAGCTACCGGGACTTGCAACGAAAGGCGAAGCCAATCGTCGATAGCTAAAAACAAAATCAGAGGCAACAACCTGCCGTCCAGAACCATCCTTAAAACACGGATTGTCATGAAACGTGACATCATTCCTAAGAATGAAAGTATATACAAGCCCGTTATCTGAAACACGCCAACTTTTAGCAACAAGGGGTTGGATATACAACTTACTATCCAACTGAACGAGTCCACAAAACAATTGACTCACCGGCCAAATCGAAGGCATTGTGCGAGCATAAACCGGATCTAAACTAGTAATCCCCTTCGACTCGTTATACCGAAACACTTTCCCATGAGGAGAACGATCCTTATGGTTACAAGCAACAACACTAAATATTAGAAGCATCCAAAAGGAACACTTCAAAAGTGGATTCACACGAAATTTGGTGTAAAACAGCCCCATGCCAGTTTTAGTCTTTTTCAATAACGGTTTTATGTTCTAAAGAAATCTAGCAACATCAATTAAAGGGATTTTTTAACTGAAATCGAAAGCGCCGCTAGTAATAATTACAAAATAAGCAATTTCGGGGGAGATATTTGAGGAAACTGTCAGAAATTACGAAGGGGGCCTAAGCCCCCTCCGATGTCAACCAAAACCAGCCAAGTAAAAAACCAAAACCATGATTATTTTACTTACAGCTCTGTCGCTGTAGAGGCAAATATAAGACACCAAATAAGCGAATGCAAGTCAATTTTGACCAATGACTTATTTCAGCATATCAATGAGTGCTTTTCTATTTTTAATGGTAATTTCTTTCCTCTCCACCGTAATGAGTCCCTCCTGCTCCATCTCTGAAAACACCCTCGCCAGCGATGGTCTCGCAACTCCGAAAAACTCCGCTAACTCGCCTTGCGACTTAGAAATAATAACCCTATCCGATTTAGATTCCTGCGTAAGTGAGAGCAAGTACTGAGCCACTTTTTCTCTTATGGTTCGAAATGAGAGAAACCAAAGCTTTGAAGAGAGAAATTGAGCCCGATTCGAAATGGCATTTAAATAATTACCCAGAATCACATCACTCCCTTGCAGAAGCCGAATCAATTCACTTTTTGGGATAAACAAAATCCGTACCTCTTCTAATGCAACCACATCCACTGGAAAACGATTCTTCTCCCCGAAAACAAAGGCATGAGCAATTGGCATGGGAGCTTGCATCTCCTCAATTTTAACAACCTTGCCGGTAAAATCAACCATTTCACCCTTAACGCTACCCTGAATTAATACGCAAAGATTCCGCACTTCATCCTCGCGCTGTGCAATCAACTGCCCTTTCGAAAATGTTTTCACGGAATATACAATTGTAGAGAACATCTCCTCCAACTGAACGGGGCTAAGACCTCTAAAAAAAGGAGAGCGAGAAATTATTTCGAACATTTAAAATCTTTTTTTTTTAATAATTGCTGTTTGTAACATATGAGACAGTTTGCTCAATCCTTTTGTCGGACTTTTGCATCACAATAACCACCGAAAATAATTAAAAAAATCTACATACCATGAAGAGAGAGATAATAACCATAGATAGAGACAAATGCAATGGATGCGGAAATTGCATTACAGGTTGCCACGAAGGAGCCCTCCAACTAATTGATGGCAAAGCAACATTGGTTAGCGAGCTAATGTGCGATGGCCTTGGTGCCTGCATTGGAACGTGCCCAGTGGATGCAATCTCAATTGAGGTTAGAGAGGCTGTTGCTTACGATGAGGTAGAAACCCTCAGAGCAATGCTGAAAAATGGTAAGAATGTAATTATAGCACACTTTAAGCACCTAAAAGACCATGGCGAGAAGGAGTATCTAAGGCTGGGTGTTGAATTCTTACTCAAAGAAAAAAATAATGTAGACTTCAGCGTGGACGAGATATTGCAAGAAGTTCACAATCACACCTCAACTGGTGGTGGCAAAAGTTTTGCAAAACCAGTCCAGCACGCTCACCAACAAGGCGAATCGTGCGGCTGTCCAGGGTCCGCAGCAAAAACTTTTCAGGCTCCACAATATGCACCAGCAGCAAAGGTGGCAACGCCTTCAGCTCTTAGCCACTGGCCAATCCAGCTGCACCTTATCAACCCAAATTCGACTCACTTTAAGGATTCAAACTTACTGCTAGCTGCCGATTGTGTTGCGTTTTCGCTGGGTGCTTTTCACAAAGATTTTCTATCGGGCAAAACACTGGCAATTGCCTGTCCAAAGTTGGATAGCAACAAGGAGTCATACGTAGAAAAATTAACCGCCCTAATTGACGAAGCAAAGGTTGACACCATTACCATAATGCGCATGGAAGTGCCTTGCTGTGGTGGATTAACTCAACTTGTAAAAATGGCTTCGGAAAAAGCTTCACGAAAAATCCCAATTAAGTCAATCACCGTTGGCATTGAGGGAGACATTCAAGAAAGCGTTTGGATTTAGACTTATCACTCAACTAATTTATATAACCATTTAAAATTTAAAGTCATGAGCATGTTTTGTTTTCAATGCCAAGAAGCAGCAAAAGGAACTGGCTGCACCATCAAGGGAGTTTGTGGTAAATCCGACGATCTTTCCAACATGATGGACCTACTAACACACCTTTTAAAAGGCATCTCCTATTACTCCACAGAACTGAGAGAAAAAAAGGGTTACGAGAACCAAATAGTAAACAAGTTCATCTTCGACGGACTGTTTTCAACTATCACAAATGCCAACTTCGACAAGGAAGTATTTTTCAAGAGAGTAGAAAAAGCCTTCGAAATTAGAAGCATGCTTAAGGCCGAAGCCGACAAGGCTGGCGTTAAAGTAGACACCACTTTTGATGGCACTACTTGGACTGGCAACCGTAGCGAATTTGAAGCAAAATCGGAAAAAGTTGGTATTCTTGAAGAGAAAAATGAGGATATCAGGTCGTTGAGAGAGCTTACAATATATGGACTTAAGGGAATGGCTGCTTACACTGAGCATGCTTATAACCTTGGATTTGAAGATGTAGCGCTATACGCATTTATGCAAAAAACGCTTGTAAAGCTAACCCAAACTCTTTCAGTAGATGAGCTAGTTGGCCTCGTGCTTGAAACGGGTAAATTCGGAGTTACCGCAATGGCTTTGCTCGACAAAGCAAACACCACTCGCTACGGAAATCCAGAGATCACAAAGGTTAACTTAGGCGTTCGCAAAAATCCAGGCATCCTAATTAGCGGTCACGACCTAAAGGATATGGAAGAGCTACTTGCTCAAACATCAGGAACAGGTGTGGATGTTTACACCCATAGCGAAATGCTTCCAGCCAACTACTATCCTGCTTTCAAGAAACACAGCCATTTTGTAGGCAACTACGGCAGCAGCTGGTGGCATCAGAAAGAAGATTTCACTTCATTTAACGGACCAATCCTGTTCACAACAAACTGTATTGTTCCTCCAACAGCTAGTGCAACATATACAAGCAAGATATACACTACTGGCTCTTCAGGACTGACAGGTGCAAATCACATTCCAGACAGGGTAGATGGTAAGCCAAAAGATTTTTCAGCAATTATTGAGCATGCAAAAAAATGCCAATCGCCAGTTGAAATCGAAACAGGTGAACTAGTAGGCGGTTTTGCTCACGCACAAGTTTTTGCTCTTGCCGACAAGGTTGTGGATGCAGTTAAATCAGGTGCCATTCGCAAGTTTATTGTAATGGCTGGATGCGACGGCAGAATGAAAGACCGCGACTACTACACCGAA
This window contains:
- a CDS encoding ABC transporter substrate-binding protein, with translation MKKTKTGMGLFYTKFRVNPLLKCSFWMLLIFSVVACNHKDRSPHGKVFRYNESKGITSLDPVYARTMPSIWPVSQLFCGLVQLDSKLYIQPLVAKSWRVSDNGLVYTFILRNDVTFHDNPCFKDGSGRQVVASDFVFSYRRLASPFVASPGSWVLSKVDTLNNGQPNVVALSDTTLVIRLKEPFPAFLGLLAVPYFAVVPQEAVTAYGKEFGRNPVGCGPFMLKTWRDGEKLVFVKNPRYFEKDSLGQSLPYLDAIAVNFITDKQSEFMAFILGNLDFISGVSKASKDELLTRTGSLNPKYSNRIMLLTGPYLNTEYLGFLVDAELSKGSPVLSREYRRAIAYGFDRQRMIAYLRNGLGFPAESGFIPMGLPPFSNSLKGFYYCPDSTLSILSRMGYSNGTGLPPITLTTTDDYLDICEFIQHELSKLGVKINVEVVTGASYRQSVADSRLPMFRGSWIADYADAESFLSLFYSGNHSPYGPNYTHFKNRKFDDLYAQSLKQVVLGDRLKLYRQMDSLVLAECPVIPLFYDKVVRFVRTGVVGMDPNPMNIPIFKYVDIK
- a CDS encoding NACHT domain-containing protein, which encodes MIDRLKTKTEVVFGKTIKTQKDCTTLSLRVLEATGEVISHSTIRRCWGLLKANTKPSLYTLDVLSRYCGLKTWAEFVKLNTEKSPIEDNNKQWTTSLKRCLDETKETIDYIRRRCGIQYELAADRLLATDRLDVFLRSTYTATAIIGPGGYGKSTLLAKWVEKQIAKNAEEDSIILFIRGNKLENSIGAGSQLKNWINYRITGDSMVDISDLVAHNKNSKRSILIIIDGLDEINLPENRCTILADQLSEFVSSYSATGLKLIVSSRNSTWEKYYIPQLQHEQTSNKEWLGSWTSNNGKSLTNIPPLSRMEIQEILNHTINGGKTKKILVDDLEINLRQAISYPYYLQLFISTGGYSDTELSIGTLDLMDMFLKSQIYNSPLADEKLDILNAILESQEYGILKNTTYKTEIKKRYPIHLKTAGKYFDAYHDLISFGIITEEIVESKYKTLNTAIRIANENLRSALIVRHLIETNKGIDFPLFQNIDNTYSEGETKVMIIANLFHEAYLTRNAIALIPFFSLKQETIRSVIEQGQVGISLRKDQFMRNKLIPEYAKNTIAQDLLFENFVDIDYLTISYSHWLKEYLKHKKDKESEIFAYSLLALSSLYQLDRPRSDYYINEIKKISPSLKMKPTTIARWLSVQILHSYLTAGTIDSELITAVQRFQKELNKAKGTKHSTIHGEFETIISTALLFCKEYEFASKVLSAGEKKEFQYDKNIISGITPEYAVLKVFADYGKKESVEISKIISIENNLDSINGTDSLSTKALAYSLVGGFYFHQNKTQKFNNYFQTALELVTFCQNKYLEVKLLKQLSSLLRQLDETGSADQCEIYAKGMAENSGFIYSKF
- the hcp gene encoding hydroxylamine reductase, which encodes MFCFQCQEAAKGTGCTIKGVCGKSDDLSNMMDLLTHLLKGISYYSTELREKKGYENQIVNKFIFDGLFSTITNANFDKEVFFKRVEKAFEIRSMLKAEADKAGVKVDTTFDGTTWTGNRSEFEAKSEKVGILEEKNEDIRSLRELTIYGLKGMAAYTEHAYNLGFEDVALYAFMQKTLVKLTQTLSVDELVGLVLETGKFGVTAMALLDKANTTRYGNPEITKVNLGVRKNPGILISGHDLKDMEELLAQTSGTGVDVYTHSEMLPANYYPAFKKHSHFVGNYGSSWWHQKEDFTSFNGPILFTTNCIVPPTASATYTSKIYTTGSSGLTGANHIPDRVDGKPKDFSAIIEHAKKCQSPVEIETGELVGGFAHAQVFALADKVVDAVKSGAIRKFIVMAGCDGRMKDRDYYTEFATKLPKDTVILTAGCAKYRYNKLPLGDIGGIPRVLDAGQCNDSYSLAVIALKLKEIFALNDINELPIAYNIAWYEQKAVIVLLALLHLGVKNIHLGPTLPAFLSPNVVNVLVENFGISGINTVDEDIKLMVG
- a CDS encoding Crp/Fnr family transcriptional regulator; translation: MFEIISRSPFFRGLSPVQLEEMFSTIVYSVKTFSKGQLIAQREDEVRNLCVLIQGSVKGEMVDFTGKVVKIEEMQAPMPIAHAFVFGEKNRFPVDVVALEEVRILFIPKSELIRLLQGSDVILGNYLNAISNRAQFLSSKLWFLSFRTIREKVAQYLLSLTQESKSDRVIISKSQGELAEFFGVARPSLARVFSEMEQEGLITVERKEITIKNRKALIDMLK
- a CDS encoding ATP-binding protein gives rise to the protein MKREIITIDRDKCNGCGNCITGCHEGALQLIDGKATLVSELMCDGLGACIGTCPVDAISIEVREAVAYDEVETLRAMLKNGKNVIIAHFKHLKDHGEKEYLRLGVEFLLKEKNNVDFSVDEILQEVHNHTSTGGGKSFAKPVQHAHQQGESCGCPGSAAKTFQAPQYAPAAKVATPSALSHWPIQLHLINPNSTHFKDSNLLLAADCVAFSLGAFHKDFLSGKTLAIACPKLDSNKESYVEKLTALIDEAKVDTITIMRMEVPCCGGLTQLVKMASEKASRKIPIKSITVGIEGDIQESVWI